Part of the Nothobranchius furzeri strain GRZ-AD chromosome 2, NfurGRZ-RIMD1, whole genome shotgun sequence genome, CTGATTATTTATCTAATCTGACTGCGATAACAAGACGGTCTGGATTGCTAAAACTGAACTTGGGATTTTTGTATGGGCCTGTAATGGTTTTAATGGTTTTACGTATAATCTGTTTTTATTGCTATGATTTTATTGGTCTACAGCgcgttgtttgtccttttggacACATGAAAGCACTTTATTAATAAAGTTGATTCGATTTGAAACAATACAGGTCAGCACattaacccagcaggttgcatcaagtcactgactagtgtcaagagtctttacagcaatcctcatactaagcaagcatttagcgacagtggagaggaaaactcccttttaacaggaagaaacctccagagaatcctggctcagtataagcagccatcctccacgactcactggagatcgagaagacagagcgcacacacacacacacacacacacacacacacacacacacacacacacacacacacacacacacacacacacacacacacacacacacacacacacacacacacacacacacacacacacacacacacacacacagggatgcATGTGATGAGGAATAACGGGAGTTTAACTTTAGACATCACATGTTCATGAATTCTTTTCATCAAGCCCTTCTCACGTAAAGCTATTTCAGCAGCTTGAAGTTTTtagcaccttccagaatgagccattttaggGATCCGTCACTTTAAGGAAACACACTGTTGCTTTCCACACCCATCCATCCCCTGATAGGCTGCTATTGGCTGAGGAACATGGaggtctgggaggggcttggagtggaGCTGTTACTCATCCAGTGTTGGTAGGTTGAGGGGGTGTTCCATTTTCCTTGGTTtgacatgattttttaaaacggtTTGTTTTAGGTACATAATTCCTATTCACTGACATGAACAGActgttttattcatgtttataGCGGCAGTGGAGATCCACATGCAGCACAAACAAATGCAAGAGCATAAAAAGTCCCttcttataaataaaaaacatcctgCCAGTGTTGTGTGCTGCAGcttaaatgagatgagaatttgtCAGGAGTTGGAAATCCACAATTTCTAAAGTTGAAATAACTAAATTCCTCATTTTTGACAATGGGAAACACAAATATGGCTACAACTTGTCCTAAACCACTGACACGGAGCTGAAATGTGACAGGTTTCAGCCATTCCCAGCACACAGACTTGACCAAACTCCCCAGTTCTCAACACAACACACACTTGGGGTTGTTCCGGACCAGGCTGGATGTTATGATGATGCACTGGTTCTCCATCTCCTCACGGGTCACAAGACCTTGTTGATGAAAAGCTTTGCTAAACAAACACCATCGCAGCCACGGGGTTGTCGTGGGCAACTCGTTTCAGTTTAGTCACAAAGTGCGACGAGTGCAAAACTCCAGTAAGGAAGTAGTTAATAAAATGATTATGAATGTTCGTGATTTGTTGTTAGGCTAAAAACTCACGTCTGATTTTCCTTTTGTTTCAGGTTTGTGCACAAATAAGCTCTACCATCACCCTCCTGTCTGGTCTTGTGAAGGAATAACTACCTAGTGACCCGGTGATCATTTACAGGTGAGacctggtgcaaaagttcatcttTGTCATGAATccaacctaaaaggtgaaactagactcgtgcaaagccagatgtttccgcctttatttgttataactgtggtgattatggcttacagcggaTGAAAACCCCACGTTCAATAACCTAGACTCAGtttcactctaatcagctgatgaatccagaacacctgcaaagggttcctgcacctttagatggtctctcagtcagaTTACTGCTGATTACTAACATTAATGGACCGTATTCCTGTTTTTGAGTTTCACTTATTCTCACAAAAATATGATGGAGTTTTGTTGTTTCCAGACAAAAATGAGGAGGGCTGTGCAGACGAGGACCACGTCGTATCCTGAGCTGGACCCAGCCAAGGCGAGCCAGCGTGGACTAAATCCACAAATGCATTTTCCTGAGACGCATTTTAaaatctgtttctgtgtttaaaaaaaaagtgaaTCTAAAACCTCCAGGCTGAGGAGGTCCTAATTCAGCCATGAAAGGGTTAACTGCACATCCATCTCATATGTTGATTTTATAGCAGACATTTGACTTCATTATTTATCATGTGAACCTTTTACAGACGTCTATGGTAGTAAAGGTTTGACTTATTAGGCCCACTTGAGTCCCCTTTGTCCCAAGATGTCCCTTATTTGGACAGCATTGTCCCCCTTCCTGCCCTCAGACCATCCTTCATGTGTCTGTGCACAGCCAATCTCCTAAAATGGTCTTGTTGGGCTGCTAGTGTGATTTATAAAATCCGGTGGTTTCTCTCAACTGTCGGTGACTTCATCTTGAGCTTTTCCTCCTCTAAAGAATAGTGGTTTGGACCTGGTCTTCTCCACATTTTTTCCTAGACAACTGGTGCTCAgcgtcaggttctggtggtcaaaATGAAATGGTGAGTAATTCAAAAATAAACCACCTCAGCACAGAAAGGGGAGGAGCCTGTGACtctatgatggtgatggtggacaGCACACATAAATAATGCAACCAAATCTCTTATCTTGTTCCCTAACCTAAGCTGAGAGCACGGCATGAACATATGGAAGTAAACAATAATCCTGAAGTGGCTTTTTCTCCTCCACAGAAAAGATGTGAAAGAATAAAAATCTTTTTATACAAAAATGTTTCCTTAAAGCCGTGAAAGTCGAACAAATGTggttcaaaaacatgtttttgtctttcTTTAGCTGGATAGATCCAGTCCATTTGTCAGCTTCTTCTGCTGTCGGTGGCCTTTCAGTCCACAGGAAGAGGCACTGATAGAAACCGAGTATTCCCATCAGACAGTCTGGTACAGAAGCATTCCACTGAAGAAGGTCAAAGGTTCTGAAGAGTAGGCCAGCTGGCCCGTCACCAGGTCGATGAAGACCGTGTCCCCTGCCTCCAAGGGCAGGATGATGTTAAAGACCGCCACGGCTCCGGGGATGTGCTTGGCCTCTGCCATGGGCTTCTCCAGACCTTCAGGCTGATATCCCGCCGAGTCCACTCGGGCTACACCCACGTTGGACTTGGACAGCACTGCCTCAATCTTCATGTTTTTGTGACCCGTCAGGATGCCACTGAAGAAGTACTTTCCGCTCACAGGAGCTGTGAAGATGCCTGGAGAGCAACGGAGGGGTGAGAATAAATGCTTATGTTGGACCTTCTCAGGTGAACAAAAGGTTCAAAGGCCAGATTAGTTTCATTAGAACGTTAtttataatgtttttgcctgttctGATAACTCATGAGCCATGAGACCAACAGTCATTGTGGTGTTCCTCTACGAGGGACTGAGTTATGGAGTTGATCCGATTAAAGATGGCCGACACAGCTACTCAgcattagcaaacacaaaaatgtcCCAAAGCCAGTTAATTCTATGGATAATGATTCTATTTTCAAGACGCTAGTAGAGCCGTTCACAGCAAATCAGGCATTGTTGTTTGTAGGATTTGACCAACACGGCTCGTCTCTAACCCTACCCCCGACGGGTTTCACCACCAAGCTTCTGTTTTGAGACATTTCCCAGGACTCCAACGGGCCTCGCTCACATGTCGTTGGATCTTTGAACGTgtttaataattaaaatgcaAATTTCCTCTAGCTTTGTTTGTATAGTACATTTCTAACACAACggcaattcaaagtgcttttATTGTTCGTAATGATCACAATGCCATCGTCTGCGTTTGTCCCGGTTTAGTCTCTAAATCAGAAAGTCTGAGCCTCTGAGAGGGCTTGGTGACCAGCCTGCTAATAAACTGAGAGGAAACTGTAAACAAAAACAGCAGGGATAGGGTTGGTGagtaaacagaaacatgaaaacTGTCACAAAATATTTGCAGTTATGTCACACCCTTCATGTAAGCAAGCCAGATGTGTCCGATGTGTCGAAGCGTGCCCGGTATCAAGGAAGacattgtttttgtgaagcgcgtaTCGAGGCTTGTGTTGATTACTTAAGCAGTGACACTCGAGGCCTCGTTGGCAGTCCGTCCCATGTGACCGATTAGGAAGCTGGCTTGCCGGTTTGCGGCGGATTCAGAATAGGAGGGGCAGCCAAACACCGCTGATCCCCGTCACACTGTGCTGTGGAAACCCCGTGTCCTGTCAGCGTCCTGTCTCCTCTGGACCAGACAGTATATTAAAAGGGCAGTTAGACATTATCAAGAATATATTGCCATCATAAGCATTTATTTTTGCAGGTAAAGGTTTATGGTTTTACTTGAATCGTCCACTTGATGGCACTATAGAGCAAATGATTCATCGAATCAAGAGTCGACCAGTTGGATGGAACGCttcagctcatcatcaccagttaaAGCCTCAGGCAAACATGTCCCGAGTACCAATCAATGTGATTTCAACCAAACCTGAACTATTTTCTGACTGTTTTGATTCTCCAGCGAGTCAAAGCTGTAAACTGACCCCGCGGCTTTGGTTTCAACCTCTGGCAGCAAATATCCACGACGCTGTCTCAGCCAGATGTTACCGGCTGAGACGACTCACCGCATCTTTACAGCAGAACTCTAGTGAGAGTGGCTGACTACCAGACATCCTGTTTCCTCCGGGCCACTTCACATACCACAGGCTCGTCCCTTACACGTGTGAGCAATGCTGCCGTCGCCTTGGGCACATTTCTGATTCGAGGCACACAGACTACGGTAACAGCGTTCAATTCCTTATTAACAGATTCATCAAGTTTCCTTGGCAGGAGCATTTCTCATAGCCATCCTTGGTTTGAGACCGAAAGAGTTCAACTCTTTAATTCACCAAAACAAAGCTCTGGTTTGTATTTATGTCCGTCAGGAAGGCTCAAGTCGTTTTTGGAGGtttttttaaattctttttctttttcacctTTCTGTAAAATCCTCTCGTTATTAACAAGCTTGCAAGTGAACCTAACTTGACAAACATCTGTATTAAATCCCGACCCAGTGAAACACACCTGTGTTTGGATCATAGACATCGTTTTCATTCACAAAGACCTTGTTGAACTTTATGGTTTCAGACTTCTTCACCGGGCGAGTCAGAGCAGCGGAGAAAGAAAGGCGTGGCACATGAGCGTCAGATCCTGGAGGACCTAATAACAGAGCAGTAATGGAGCTTTGGTAAGAATTAAAGACCAGCGAGTGACACGGCTTTTATCTGTGGTTTAGGAAGAGCAGCACGTACCTTGTACGCCTCtaagacctgaaaaacaaagataaaaacaatAAGTTCCATACAACATTACGCTTCTGATCTGATCTCATCTATTGGATCAGGGTCCTGTTAGGGCCTGGTACCTGATTAGGACACTCAGCAGTTGTCCTTTAATCTGGACCAAATCAAGGCAATCTCAAGACCAACAACCTTCATTCAACATGAATTTACTGTTAATTCTGGGTTTAATTGTGTAACTGAAGTTGGTCAGAACACTGCAAAACCTGCCTCCAGTCAATGTTTTAGCTGAACTCATAAACATCGTTGGCTCCAACTCACCAGCTAGTGTTTGAGTCCTGGTAATGTGTGGTTCTTGTTTAcaagtttaaagaccaagttcacttgtttcttcAACACAgcttcagtggtctctagtataaatgaaggtCTTGTGAGATGATCTCGGTGAGAAAAACGCTCTAGCGCTCCTGATTCAGGAAGACGTTGTTAGCAAGAGAAGAGGGGGCTAAagaccatagacatgaatacacaGACATGCCATTGGGCGCCGCAGAGCATAACAGtatcgccgccatattggatgggttatTAACTAGTTATACGCTACTGGAGTCTAATCAGAGTGAGCAACAATGCCCGTTTTTTGTGCGGCCTACGGCTGCAACAACCAACATTCTATTGAAAACAGATATAGTGGAATGacctttctagcctacctgatgggaTTTAATATTTAATTACATTGAATTATATGTATATTTTAATGATCATGCCATACCATGTATCTGGTTTTgtgaaaaatcataataaaatgtgtatttattgtgttttgtatggtgttggatggatggatggatggatggatggatggatggatggatgagtgtgggtgtgtgagcagaaataaatgcactgggagcAATCAGAGACGCATCCTTGGTGGCGGCCAACCACTacgccagctccaataggcagcgcaAGTCCACGTCGTGCCTATGTTTATGATGTCTGTGCTAATGACGACagggtttggagtcttacttcttcatatttagacatctctcctctgattggctaacagcaacgtgacaccactgactgtttgctctgaaaCGTTGATCTTTTATCtcagcacaagcctggaggagccctgctgtgtggtggagatgattatactaacagttagcttctactagctgagatgttctctgccgtttcctagatgctaacccaacaacagccttccccatcgtgagtcaagatgggtgagtccatgaatgttcagtgacagtgtgatgtagatctgtcaggattttctaatcctagagttccaccgtctgtttttctattcaagtttatttataaagcgtcaaatcacgacaagagtcgtctcaaggaccttcacatagtaaacattccaatacaggtcagttcattaagccaatcagaaaaaagtccaAAATAAGGaacccatcagaagctaatgcaggagataggtgtaggagactattttaatgttcagcctgcatgaaaaactctgaccaatcaaaacaacaaataaaaagtgttttctcagtgaacttggtctttaggaAACACCGATCGGAGCTCAATAATAACCCTCACAAACACGACTGTCGTGTAGAGCGGtgtttataaaacagacagacagGAGGCCACGCCCTGCATGTGGTCTACGTAGATAAAGTGTCTCGCTACACTGCGATCCTCTAAAGATACGCACAGGAACTCGTTCATGATCTTGTGGTTTcctaatctggtcatgtgacctaCATTCTTGTATTTTCTGTGGTTttatcaggcttgttttattatgCTTTACGCGTGTATTTTGTAGCATTTTGGGTGGTTTAAAAAGTGTTTATAAAACAAGTAAAGATTTAAAGGAAATTCTGCATCTATCAGTTTGGGACTCTGCTATTTAATCTTAGCAACAATTCCCAGTTCTTGAGTACAACTTCAATGCTACAGTCTTTAGTTCCTCGTTACCTGCGGGTCCTACTTGTCCACTCTTGCCTTCTCTGCCTGGGGGTCCCGCCCTCCCCTGGGGCCCAGCAGGACCCTGTGGTCCCGGCTCGCCTCTTTCTCCTCGAGGCCCTGGTGGACCTGGAGAAAGGGGGACATTTAGAGAAAGCACAGCTAAGAAACACTTAACTTGAATTCCTCTTCCCCAGTGATATTATCTCTCAGAAGAATTCCAAAAACACATGCATGAAGCCAAGAAAGCCGGTACTCGTGTTTACTGAAACCTCGCCTTTATAGGCTTTTAAGAAGATCCTGTCAAACATGACAGCCTGGATTCTTTCATTCGTCTCTTTTTAACACCATGTCTTCCATCAAACGCCTGCTTTCATCTGACCCCTGTCCCCTTAACTCACCACTAAAGTCCTGCTCCAAAAAGACTTGGAACCTCCTTCCCAGATCCAGCACTGAGGAGTTCAGCTGATGCATCCCGGAGTGGACGCGCTCCAGCTGGACCTTCTGGATACTCTCAATCAGATCTCCGTGAGACGCGACGGTTGCATTGATCCCATTAACGCAGCTCCACAGGCCGGACACGTGCCTGTTCAGGCCTTCTTTGATCCTTTCTAGGCTATTTGAAAAGGAATCCATGCGGACACACACTCCCTCCAACTTGGATATTCTCTGGTCCAGTCCGTCACGGGACCGGCGGCACTCCCTCACCTCTGTTGCATAGTTGTTTCTAATAATTTGGATCTCTTTGTCCAGATTTCCAAACTGGTTCTTCGTGTCATCGATGTGATCCGCCAGCTCATTCTGTAGGTCCGTCGCCTTAAAGATACGAAGAAAACCAGTTTATTCTACAGTTTTATGCCACAAATGCCTTCCTCAGATCTGTTTCTTGTTTATCTTTGTTACAGTCTGTGCAACATCTGGAAGTCCTACCTGGTCAGGAGCTGTCTCGTGTTTGTTATCGACACTAATAACTAAGAATCAGATGTAAACATGTTGAAGTAATGTTTGTGACATTTTGGAGATCTAAACCCTTCTAGATCCTCAGCTGGGTTACAGAAGCTGGTAGTCCTCAAATAAAAGCCATTTCTACTCCGAGCACTATCTAGAACGGGCAAGAGTCATTATTTATAACTTTAATGTAAAAGCTCACTTTAAACTAATTATTAGTTCATTAAAGTATTTCCCCATTACAGTGGTTTTAGATGGAACCTTCAAGCTCCAGGTGCTGTAGCTGAGCTGCGCCGATGCTTTTAAACTACGTTTGACTCAGATGATCAAACGCGTTTATTTAGCTAATTATAGAAATCTGAGATCTGACTGGACACAGACTTGTTCAGCTCATCAAATGAAGGAAAAGCTGTACGTTTATTTATTAATAACTGCATAAATACTCAAGTGGTGACTAAGGAGCACAACTGAGATGGAGCATTTGGTTTAATTCACAGTGACAGAGTTTTAAGGAGGAAACCGAGAGCTCGTTGGAGGTCGTGTCATGGTTTGGGCCCAGTCTTCTATAACAAGGTCGGAACACTGGTCTATGAAAAAAGTGGAACAAAGTAATATGCATGTGCAAAAAAGGACCAAATAGTAATGTTTCATAAGAACATGCCCACTGGCTGATTAGCTTTGCTAATTTTGACCAACAGCAGCCATCTTTTAAACAGCGCTCAATGAAAACATCGGACATTTAAATTTCCACCCCACTGGGTTATTGGGGAGCGTTCTTTCTCTACTCTTTAAAGCTCGGTTACTGTTTTACTCCCCTAACGTTGTATGAAATGATTTGGGGCTGCGGATAGAAAATTGAAAGCATGTGCTCACATGTGGACTGTAACAGAATGAACACACTGCAGCTGAACAGTTTCATAAATGATCCGTAATTCTCAAATGTCTGCTAAAGCAATCAGATGTTTTTCCTGAAACACTGTCAACGATCACCCTGCAGATCAGGGTGCTCCTAAAGTTCTTAAGCTTCATAACATAGATCATTTaccatagggttagggttaggtattaGTATGAGTATATCAGTATTACAGCTGATATACTCATAGGCTGATAGGCTCCGGTGCGCctgcttcaggaagtagaagcgagccacatcacagctgagctgcaAACGACagcatttggactcttatttccagaCTGCTGGACATCTCCTCTGACtgactaacagcaacacgactctaccactgactgtctgctctgcaacgtcgataacgcaaacctggaggagttctgctgtgtggtggggttgctaatgctaagggttagcttctaccagccgagacgttctctgctgtttcctgggggCTAAACAAACAAACAGCCTTCCCTGCCGTGACTCAAgaggggtgagtccatgaatgtatgtgacagggtgacgtagatctgtcaggattttctgatcctagagtttcaccgtttcatctctatcagaagctactgcaggagataggtgtaggagactatcttcctgTTGGCTAGGGTGTTTGGTTTCACAGCTGTGTAATGTTCCTACCAGCTTACCACAGAGACTGTGTTGTCCTTCTGGTTAGTTAGATCTGCCAGTGCGCCTCCATGTGAGTGTAAAGTCTGGCCCAGGTCTCTTAAAGTTTTATTAATGGAATTAAAGGAGACGATGACCTCAGACAGTTCTCCTTGGATCGACTTTAGATCGTCCCCTAACCGTCCACTGTGGACATGATGACCATCCAGGCGTTTCTCCAGGTCATTGATATTGATCTTGCACTGTCCCGTACATTCCTCCACGTCCTCTCGGAGCCGTCCCACCTCCTCCTGGAGGTTAGAGCAGACCTGTGAGCAGACGGACTCTCCAGAGTCCACCTTTCTTCTCAGGTCCGtcagttccttctgacacctgtgGAGACTGGTCGTGGTGGCGTTGGTAAACAATTGTAGGTCCTGTTCCACTTTGCTGCAAATCAAGCAGTCCTCAAAGTCCCTGCCCAACATTTCCACCTCTGTGACGATCCGGTTAAAGTTCTCCCCATTCTCCCCGGTCACAGATACGATCTTTTTGACGTCATTGGTTAGGTCAATAACTCTATCAATCAGAGAGTCTCCTGTCACAGACAAGTTCTTCAGAGTGCTGTTGAGCCTCTTGATGTCCCCTTGATTGGTCACAACCCTCCATTCCAAGGTTTTCACAGTATCATCGGTCACCTTTCCCTTTGCTCTACCCCCACAGGTCTCATTGCACATGTTGGTTGTTGACGTTAACCTTCTGTCAAGGATAGAAGTGATGTTCTCCAGCTGACCTAAACGTCGGCTATGGTCTGTAACGGTGTCTCCCAGAACAGACACTTCCAATTCTAGTTTTCCAATCTTGAAAATGTGGTCATCCAGCTGGCTGAGAACCATGTTGCGCAGCTGAGTGAAGTCCCTCTGGACCGTGTCTTTGACGTTGTTTCCTGTGTTGGTACATCTCTGCTCCGTCTTCCTGACTGTGTTGTTCACCTTCTTCTCCAATTCTCTCAGCCTGCTGTTGAAGCGCTCCTCGGTTACCCTTCCCTTTCCTCCGCCTGTGCCAGCTAGCTCTTTATCCAGACGTCCTTTGATGGTGTCGCACTTGTTTGAAGTAAACTTCAGACGACTGTCTACGTCAGACAGTCTTTCCTCCAGCTCTGTCACCGTACTGCAGCATGCCTGGGAGCGCTCAATTTCCTGACGTGAGATTTCCCAACTCTGGGCGAAGTGCTGGTTTATAGAGTTGATCCTCTTCTCGAGGGCATTGATCCTGTCCCTGTCCTCAGCCTGCTGCCGTCTCAGGTCATCTACACCAATCTGGAAGGGAACACCAATGTTCTGAATACATCAGTCATGTGGAGTGAAGACTAAAATACACTAGGACACATTAAAAATAGTACCAAGGTGGGTATGAGTTGGTGTCTCTAGGTTTGTTTATAGTGGTGAAAAGTCCATTATGTCAGCTCAGACTGAGAAACCGTCTACAGGCTCAGagaccctctgcaggtgttctggattcattagctgtgaGAGTGACACTATGAGTCTAGAATATCGTACCTTTTCACAATAATCTGAATGTCtgagactgtgaatgtgaggtaCGCCATGATCATCACAGTTCTAACAAATAACGGCTAAAATATCTGGATTTGCGTGGAATGAGTGTCTCCtggattagtttcaccttttaggctGAAATATTGACaggaatgaa contains:
- the emilin1a gene encoding EMILIN-1-A isoform X2, with protein sequence MMDTLFYLLAFVLVRPGSGLGYAESSIPSGQRAASRHRYRTYRRPRYKIAYKMVTEMEWKCCHGYSGEDCHQGPQATPDTRINGGQTQTTVNTRGGQNGGEGDTDRIRQLEDRIRVLTKDLDNMHTSIHGINQRLNGLSGATIAADSAQPHMKETISSIQTKLDHLYNRTQVHDQTLLTINNHLVNGRGNELDGSSGRGGGGNQLNTLKEDVLTELENRVSLSCSACQIGVDDLRRQQAEDRDRINALEKRINSINQHFAQSWEISRQEIERSQACCSTVTELEERLSDVDSRLKFTSNKCDTIKGRLDKELAGTGGGKGRVTEERFNSRLRELEKKVNNTVRKTEQRCTNTGNNVKDTVQRDFTQLRNMVLSQLDDHIFKIGKLELEVSVLGDTVTDHSRRLGQLENITSILDRRLTSTTNMCNETCGGRAKGKVTDDTVKTLEWRVVTNQGDIKRLNSTLKNLSVTGDSLIDRVIDLTNDVKKIVSVTGENGENFNRIVTEVEMLGRDFEDCLICSKVEQDLQLFTNATTTSLHRCQKELTDLRRKVDSGESVCSQVCSNLQEEVGRLREDVEECTGQCKININDLEKRLDGHHVHSGRLGDDLKSIQGELSEVIVSFNSINKTLRDLGQTLHSHGGALADLTNQKDNTVSVATDLQNELADHIDDTKNQFGNLDKEIQIIRNNYATEVRECRRSRDGLDQRISKLEGVCVRMDSFSNSLERIKEGLNRHVSGLWSCVNGINATVASHGDLIESIQKVQLERVHSGMHQLNSSVLDLGRRFQVFLEQDFSGPPGPRGERGEPGPQGPAGPQGRAGPPGREGKSGQVGPAGLRGVQGPPGSDAHVPRLSFSAALTRPVKKSETIKFNKVFVNENDVYDPNTGIFTAPVSGKYFFSGILTGHKNMKIEAVLSKSNVGVARVDSAGYQPEGLEKPMAEAKHIPGAVAVFNIILPLEAGDTVFIDLVTGQLAYSSEPLTFFSGMLLYQTV
- the emilin1a gene encoding EMILIN-1-A isoform X1 — protein: MMDTLFYLLAFVLVRPGSGLGYAESSIPSGQRAASRHRNWCAYVVTRTVSCVMEDGVETYIKPDYQRCTWGQCPRVTYRTYRRPRYKIAYKMVTEMEWKCCHGYSGEDCHQGPQATPDTRINGGQTQTTVNTRGGQNGGEGDTDRIRQLEDRIRVLTKDLDNMHTSIHGINQRLNGLSGATIAADSAQPHMKETISSIQTKLDHLYNRTQVHDQTLLTINNHLVNGRGNELDGSSGRGGGGNQLNTLKEDVLTELENRVSLSCSACQIGVDDLRRQQAEDRDRINALEKRINSINQHFAQSWEISRQEIERSQACCSTVTELEERLSDVDSRLKFTSNKCDTIKGRLDKELAGTGGGKGRVTEERFNSRLRELEKKVNNTVRKTEQRCTNTGNNVKDTVQRDFTQLRNMVLSQLDDHIFKIGKLELEVSVLGDTVTDHSRRLGQLENITSILDRRLTSTTNMCNETCGGRAKGKVTDDTVKTLEWRVVTNQGDIKRLNSTLKNLSVTGDSLIDRVIDLTNDVKKIVSVTGENGENFNRIVTEVEMLGRDFEDCLICSKVEQDLQLFTNATTTSLHRCQKELTDLRRKVDSGESVCSQVCSNLQEEVGRLREDVEECTGQCKININDLEKRLDGHHVHSGRLGDDLKSIQGELSEVIVSFNSINKTLRDLGQTLHSHGGALADLTNQKDNTVSVATDLQNELADHIDDTKNQFGNLDKEIQIIRNNYATEVRECRRSRDGLDQRISKLEGVCVRMDSFSNSLERIKEGLNRHVSGLWSCVNGINATVASHGDLIESIQKVQLERVHSGMHQLNSSVLDLGRRFQVFLEQDFSGPPGPRGERGEPGPQGPAGPQGRAGPPGREGKSGQVGPAGLRGVQGPPGSDAHVPRLSFSAALTRPVKKSETIKFNKVFVNENDVYDPNTGIFTAPVSGKYFFSGILTGHKNMKIEAVLSKSNVGVARVDSAGYQPEGLEKPMAEAKHIPGAVAVFNIILPLEAGDTVFIDLVTGQLAYSSEPLTFFSGMLLYQTV